CTTCTCCGGCGAGAAAATGTCGACCTTCGTCTTTGAACTGCTGACGAGTGTGAATCCGAGGGATCCAAAAAGCCTTCTTGCAGGAGAACTGCCTGGCATGAAAGCAAATCAACCGGTACAGCTGTCTCATGGGTCCGGTAACGAGGATGGGGAGGCACCGGCGGATTACCGGCCGGATCCCGCGGAGGGGCAGGCAGAGGGCGATCCTGCTGATGGCGGGGAAGAGCCTCCACAAGGCGGTCGGGGAGATATCGGCAATGAGGATAATGGTGAGGATGTCCCGGATCAGGGGGCGGAGGACGAGCCTGGCAGTAAGAACGATCCTGGAAGCATCTCCAAGGATGGAAAGTCTACGAATGGAAAGAAAGCCGTTCTCATCTATCATTCTCACCCGCAGGAAGCATATAACCCGCTGCTGACACATCCTTCCGATAATCCGGGGGCGGTATCTCCGAGCAAGAATGTCATGCTGGTGGGCAGTTTGCTGAGCAAAAGACTTGAAGCCAACGGGATTGGCACCCTGCATGATCAAAGTGACTATCAATCTACCATTGAAGGGTATAATTACAATTTTTCTTATAAATACTCGCGTCAGATGGTCATGGAGGCCATGTCCCAGAACGACGGTATTAACTATCTGATCGATATCCATCGGGATTCGCAGCGGTATAACAAAACGACAGCAACCGTAAACGGCGTCAATTATGCCAAGGTTTACTTCATCATCGGACATGCGAACGAGAACTGGAGACAGAACGAGGCGTTTGCAAGCAAAATCAATGCCAAGCTGGAACAGTCCTATCCCGGGGTGTCTCGGGGGGTGTGGGGTAAATCAGCGGATCAAGGGAACGGGGAATATAATCAATCCCTGTCGCCGAACAGCATCCTGATCGAAATCGGCGGCATCGATAATACGAAGGAAGAATTGCAGCGGACAGCTGAAGCGTTGGCGGACATCATTGCAGATGTGTACTGGCAGGAGCAAGAGGCGGAGAAAGCCAGTGTGAAAAAAGACAATGATCAAACGAAGAAGCAGTCCGTTTCCGCGGAAACCAAGGGCGGAAGCAAAAAAGGCACAGAGGGTGAAGCAGCCAAAGCAGGCTAACAGCTTGGCGGCAACGATAGAGCAAGAGTGAGCAGGTAAATCAGGGAGGGACTCTGTGATGTCAAGAATGGGAAAACGGTTTGTGGCTCTTATCATATGGACAGGCATCGGCATATTGGTCGGCATGCAGCTTGGCGGGGCAAAGGCGCCCGTATCGACAGACGGTTCAGGCGCCGTGCAAACTGTGCAGCAAGACCATGCTCAGAATCCGCAAGGCGGAGCTGCCCAAGGGCATGGATGGGGAGGGACACGCAAGACCCCTCCCTTATCAGAGTCCGTTGTTCTAGAACAAGATGCTCGTAAGACACTACCTGAATATGAGCCTACGCCTAGCGACATCCTGCTTCCCGAACGCTCGCAACCGCCTGCCGATGTCCTTGCCGACAAGACGGCAGGACTGCTCCAACAGCTGTCTGACAAAAGCATACGCTGGGTCGTGTCGATGTTCGGATCGATCGCGGAATAAATTCACCTTTATTCTCAGCATTGCTGTGCATCCCCTCAACTGGTATAATAAGTTGATTCAAACATCTGGTGGTTGTTGGGGGTTAGGCATGACAGACGTACAAGCAAGACAACAAAAAATTCGTAATTTCTGTATCATTGCACATATAGACCATGGGAAATCGACGCTTGCTGACCGTATATTGGAATTTACGGGTGCATTAACTTCGCGTGAAATGCAAGAGCAGGTACTGGATCAGATGGATCTGGAGAGAGAGCGCGGGATTACCATCAAGCTGCAGGCGGTTCGCCTAAATTACAAAGCCGATGACGGTGAGGAGTATATATTGAACCTGATTGATACTCCAGGGCACGTCGACTTTACGTATGAGGTATCTCGAAGCCTGGCTGCTTGTGAAGGCGCGTTGCTCGTCGTTGATGCTGCACAGGGAATTGAAGCGCAGACGTTGGCCAACGTATATTTGGCACTGGATAACAATCTTGAAATTCTGCCTGTCATTAACAAAATTGACCTGCCAAGCGCCGATCCCGAGCGGGTGAAGCAGGAAGTTGAGGATGTCATCGGCCTGGATGCCAGCGATGCCGTATTAGCTTCCGCCAAGGCGGGTATCGGAATCAAGGAAATTCTGGAGCAGGTGGTTCAGAAAGTCCCTGCGCCAACAGGCGATTCGGAAGCACCCCTGAAAGCGCTGATTTTCGACTCCCATTATGATCCTTACAAAGGTGTCATCGTATATGTGCGCGTTCTTGACGGAAGTATCAAAGCCGGTTCCAAGATCAAGATGATGGCTACCGGCAAAACCTTCGAGGTTATTGAGGTGGGGGCGTTTAAGCCGCGCATGTCCATCGTGGACGAGCTTAATGTTGGCGATGTCGGTTTCATCGTGGCTGGCATGAAGAGTGTCGGCGATACGCAGGTCGGTGATACGGTAACGGATGCCAAGCGTCCGACGGCCGAGCCGCTTCCGGGTTACCGCAAAATCAACCCGATGGTATTCTGTGGTCTGTATCCAATCGAGACGTCAGACTACAATGATCTGCGCGAAGCGCTCGAGAAGCTGCAGCTTAATGATGCATCGCTCAGTTTTGAGCCAGAGACATCCAGCGCGCTCGGATTCGGTTTCCGTTGCGGATTCCTAGGCCTGCTGCACATGGATGTCATCCAGGAGCGGATTGAACGCGAGTTTAATATACCGCTGATTACAACAGCGCCGAGCGTTATTTACCGCATTACGCTGACAAACGGGGAGCAGATCCAGATCGATAACCCGTCTCATTATCCTGAGGTCGGCAAGGTCGATTATGTTGAAGAGCCTTATGTTAAAGCAGGTATTATCGTTCCGAACGATTATGTTGGAGCGATCATGGAACTCTGTCAAAATAAACGCGGCGAATTCGTGAATATGGAATACCTGGACACAACGCGCGTCACCATTACCTATGAAATTCCGTTGTCGGAAATCGTGTATGATTTCTTCGACCAGTTGAAATCGAGCACCAAAGGATATGCTTCATTTGATTACGAGCTATCCGGGTACCGTCGATCCAACCTGGTCAAAATGGATATTTTGCTTAATGCCGAGCAAGTGGATGCCTTGTCCTTTATCGTGCACAAGGACCGTGCCTATCACCGCGGACGGTTGATTTGCGAGAAGCTGCGCGAGCTGATTCCTCGTCAAATGTTCGAAGTGCCGATTCAAGCTTCCGTTGGTACCAAGGTTGTGGCCCGTGAAACGGTTAAAGCGATGCGTAAAAACGTTCTTGCCAAGTGTTACGGCGGTGACATCTCCCGTAAACGGAAACTCCTTGAGAAGCAGAAGGAAGGTAAGAAACGGATGAAACAAGTCGGCAGCGTTGAAGTGCCGCAGGAAGCTTTCATGGCGGTATTGAAAATTGACGACAAGTAATTTTGTATAGGAATGGCAGGCCCACGAGTTAATGGGCTGGACTGGTCCTACGTGTATAGCCTTAGTAAATGATGGGAAAGCCGATTCTCGGCTTTCCTTTCTTTCATTCCAAGAGGCATAGCGTTATAGTAGAGAAGGAACTTCCATGAAGTTACTTTAAGTAAGTCATGCTAGAGGTGTACATGAGGGGGCAAGAAAAGAATGACGGCAAACGATCAACGGACGGAAGCAGTGTACATTCACATTCCGTTTTGTACCAATAAATGTTTTTACTGCGACTTCAATTCCTATGTGTTGAAGGATCAGCCGGTGATGGATTATCTGCGCGCGCTGGATAAAGAGATGGAGCTAACCGTTCAGGCCAACTCGCCGGGACGAATCAAAAGCATTTTTGTAGGCGGCGGGACCCCTACGGTGCTGAAGCCAAATGAAATGGAATACTTCTTGCAAAGCGTGAAGCGCCATTTTCCGGAATGGTGGGATGACATTGAATTTTCGATGGAAGCGAATCCCGGCACCACGGATTTGGAGAAACTGTCCGTGATGCGCGAAGGCGGCGTGAACCGGATCAGCTTCGGGGTGCAGGCGTTCCAGAACAGCTTGTTGACCGGCATCGGCCGGATTCACGATACGGATGATGTGTATCGAAGTCTCGAGAATGCCAGAAGAGCAGGCTTTGAAAACATGTCCATCGATTTGATGTTCGGGCTCCCGAATCAAACCTTGGACATGCTTGCGGAAAGCGTGGATAAGGCGCTAGAGCTTGGACTTCCGCATTATTCAATCTACAGCTTAAAGGTTGAAGAAAATACGCTGTTCCATACGATGTACCAGCGAAACCAGCTGCCGCTTCCGGATGAGGAGGATGAGCTGAATATGTATCTTCTATTAATGGAGCGGATGCAGGCAGCCGGATATAAACAGTATGAGATCAGTAATTTTGCCAAACCCGGCTTTGAGAGCCGGCATAATATGACGTATTGGCGCAACGAGGATTATTATGGCTTGGGCGCGGGAGCGCACGGATACGTCGGTCGTCAGCGCCATGTGAACATCAAAGGCGTCAACCCATATAATGAAGCAGCGAATCAAGGACTTCCGCGATTGGAGAGCTTTGAGGTATCAAGGGAAGAAGCGATGGAGGATTTCCTCATGGTCGGGCTCCGCGTGCTGGATGGCGTTTCGCGCAGCCGGTTCCGGCAGCAATTCGGAACTTCCATGGAAGAAGTATTCGCCGGGCCGCTGAATAAAATGGTGAGTGCGGGACTTCTTGATTCTACGGAGGACGGATATAAACTGAGCAGTAAAGGCATTCTGTTCGGCAACGATGTGTTCGCTGAATTTATAGGCAGTTTGACGGCAAATTAATCTATTGAACTTATATGCGCTCTGTTGTATATTTATTCATAACATGACGGAGCGTGTAAAGGGGAGACGGACAACCATGTCGGCGGTATGCAGAAAGGCGAAGTTAGAAGATGTCGAGCCGCTGTATCAGATGATTCAGGGATATGCGGAACAGGGGATTATGCTGCCCCGGTCCAAAAAAGTGTTGGAGAAACAAATCGGGGAATTCGTTGTGGCCGAATCCGAAGGGAACGTGATCGGCTGCGGTTCCTTGTGTCAGCTGGGAAATGATTTGGTGGAGATTCGTTCACTCGGCATCTCTGATGGTTATAAAGGGCAAGGGATCGGCTCCATGCTCGTGGATTCCCTTCTAGAGGAAGCGAAACGCCGTGAGCTTCCGAAAGTGATGGCCTTGACGTATGAAGTATCCTTTTTCATCAAAAACGGTTTTGCCGTCGTGGAGAAGGAGATTTTTCCGGAGAAGGTGTGGACCGACTGCGTTCACTGCAAGAAGCAGCATGCTTGTGACGAAATAGCTGTTCTTAAAGTACTGAACTGACTTGACAATCCTCAGGTCGGTTTGGTATTTTTGTTATATCGGTTAGCACTCGATGACGATGAGTGCTAACGAAAGAGAAAATAAGCAGTCAGCAAGGAGGGGAGCGACATGTTAACAGATCGTCAACGCATGATTTTGAATGCCATTGTGGATGACTATATCCGTTCTGCCGAACCGGTTGGTTCAAGAAGCATTTCCAAACGCGGGGATGTCGGATACAGTCCGGCAACCATTCGAAACGAGATGGCTGATCTGGAGGAACTCGGATTTCTGGAGCAGCCTCATACATCAGCTGGACGAATTCCGTCACATAAAGGATATCGTTATTATGTTGATCATCTCACGTCGTCGTTTTCCTTGAACCCTGCGGAACTGCATATGATGAAATCCTTTTTTGCAGAAAAGCTGAACGTGATGGAGCAGATGATACAGCATACAGCGAGCATTCTGTCTCAGATGACTAATTACACTTCCATCCTGCTGGGACCGGAAGTTTTTCATACGTCTTTGCGTCATTTCCAGCTTCTTCCTCTCCATGAGGATCAAGCGGTAGCCATCATCGTCACCAGCACAGGGCAAGTCGAGAACAAAATTGTTTCGATTCCGCAGGGTGTGTCTGTTTCGGATCTGGAGCAAGTGGTAAATCTTCTGAACAAGAAGCTGGTCAATGTGCCTCTATATAAACTCAAGACCCGTTTGTATACGGAGATTGGCGAGGAAATGCAGCGGCATATTTCACATTATGAAGATCTCATGAGTATGCTGGATATCGCCCTTAACAATGAACCGGACCATCGCGGCATATATCTCAGCGGCACGACCCACATGCTGAATCAGCCGGAGTTCAAGGATGTTGATAAGGTAAGGGAAATCTTCGAGCTTCTGGAGCAGACACCCGCACTGTTGAAGCTCATGGCCCCCGCTCCCGGTGAGCATGGTGTCCAAGTGAAGATCGGTACGGAAAATACGCATGAGGCGATTTCCAATTGCAGTTTGATCACAGCGACTTATTCAATAGACGGAAAAGCGCTCGGTTCGATTGGTATTCTCGGTCCTACAAGAATGGAATATGCACGGGTGATCGGCATCTTGAATGTGTTATCCCATGACCTGACGAAGCTGCTGTCACACTGGTACAAGTAAAGGAGTGAGACAGATGAGCCAAGGACAACATAGCCAAGTGGACGGAGATGAACGTTATTCTACGCTATTGAACAACAGTAATGCCGTCCGGGCCGTCACGTCCGCTGTTGAAGGCACGCTTGGTCCCAAGGGGCTCGACGTGATGCTGGTGGGTCCCCGTGGCGAGGTGGTCATTACCAATGATGGGGTGACGATTCTGGATAAAATGGATGTCACCCACCCGGCAGCGCGCCTTCTCATTCAGGTGGCAAGAGCGCAGCAGGAGAAAATCGGCGACGGAACCACAACGGCTACCGTGCTTGCAGGCGCACTCGTGCAGGAAGGGGTCTCCCGCATAACCCGCGGGGTCCCTGCTTCCAAGGTGGTGGAGGGGCTGCGTCAGGGGATCGAGAAGTCGATGCAGCTCTTAACAAAGCGGGTTCGGCTGATTGACGGATTGGATGATCCGCTTCTGGAACGGACGGTGTACGTAGCTGGGCGTGAACGGAAGGACATCGTGGAGCTAATTATGCAAGCCGCGCGGAAAGCCGGAATCACCCGTCTTCAGGATCCTTCCTACTCGCTCGCAGACAGTATAATTGCTCTGGAGAATGCCGAGAATGAAGTGTTCGAGGGGGTTCTGCTCCGGCAGCGGCCGATCTTCGCCCGGGAGTCCAAGTCGTATGACGATGCAAAAGTGTTGGTGCTCTTTGATTCCCTGGAACCAGATGAGATCGATGAAGAGGCGCTCACAACCGAAGCCGGATTTGCCCAATATATGGACCTCCGAAAAGTGTTCGCTTCCGATTTAGAGAGATTGTCCGAACTGTCCGTAAAACTCATCCTGCTTGAAAAAGGCATCCATCCGGATGCAGAGCAGTTTTGCCTGGATCACGGCATGATGGTTGTGCCGCGCGTGTCACGTGCGGATCTTCGCCGGGTAAGCGACATGACGGGAGCTACTCCCATACGCCGGAAGGCGTTACATAAAGACTCGAAGGAGCTTGCAGCCCTTCTGGGTGATACCCCGCGTGTCGCTTACGATGAAGGCATTGAGAAAATCCGGCTGGCCTGCGGCAGCCAGGACCGGGAACGTATTGTGACGGTCATTGTTGGGGCAAGCACTTCGGAAGTCGTAGGCGAGGCGGCCAGAATTGCGGGAGATGCGGCCTCGGCACTGCAGGCTGCCGTTTCCGGTGGGGTACTTCCAGGCGGCGGGACAAGCGAACTCGCGGTGTCCTACGAATTGGAACGGATCCGGGAGGCTCAGAAAGGCATGGAAGCCTTCGGTATGGAAGCCGTTTCGGCCGCGCTGCGCAAGCCGATGTCGCAGATACTTCTCAATGCCGGTTACAATCCGCTCGAGAAGATGGAAGAAGTGCGTGCTGCGCAAATCCGTGCAGACTCTGATTGCATGGGCATTGATTGCGACAGCGGCCGGGTTGTTGATTACGAGGAGCTGGGCGTGCTGGATCCGGCTCCGGTTAAACTTCATGGCCTGCGAGCAGCCGGTGAAGTCGCTGCAGCCGTGCTGCGGATTCATCACGTCATCAAGATGAAAGAAATAGGCGAGTAACCCTTACGGGATAAATGAATCACTGACAGTCTGTTTTAGAATATGAAGGAGGTGAAGGCGTCTTGAATAATGAGCATAAGGATGCCGTTCAAGATACAGTTACAGAAGAAACGATGGAAGAAACTTTGGAGAACACGCCAAACTCGGGTGAGAGTGGGTCTGCGGAGGAAGCCGTAAATCCCGAACAGGAGATTCCTGTAACGGATTCGGCGGATGATGCAGGTTCAGCTGAGCTTGAGAAACTTCAGGCCGAGGTGCTGGAGCACCAGCAGCGTACCCTGCGAGTACAAGCGGATTTCGATAACTTCCGTCGTCGTACACAGAAGGAGAAAGAAGATCTGGGCAAATACGCTTCTTCCAAACTGATTACAGAGCTTCTGCCTGTCATCGATAACTTTGAGCGTGCGCTTCAGGCATCCGAGGAAAACCCGGAGTTTGAATCCTTCTCCAAGGGCGTTAATATGATCTTCCGCCAGTTGGAATCTGTTCTCGCTACCGAAGGTTTAACGGCGATGAAGAGCGTAGGCGAGCCGTTTAATCCGGAGTATCACCAAGCGATCATGCAGGTGGAGAGCGATGAATACGAGGAAGGCATCGTGGTTGAGGAAGTGCAGAAGGGGTATATGCTAAAAGACAAAGTATTGAGACCTGCGATGGTTAAAGTGAGCATGTAAGCGACTTTCGATAGTCGTTTATCATATAAAAATTGATGAAGATCATGCGAGGATTCGTGTGAATGAATAAGGAGGAAAATTTTACATGAGCAAAGTTATTGGTATCGACTTAGGAACAACCAACTCCTGCGTAGCCGTAATGGAGGGTGGGGAAGCAGTAGTTATCCCGAATCCGGAGGGCGCCCGTACGACCCCATCCGTTGTCGGATTTAAGAAAGACGGCGAGCGTGTCGTTGGGGATACAGCAAAACGTCAAGCGATCACAAACCCGGATCGTACCATTATCTCCATCAAGCGTCATATGGGTACGAATCATAAAGAATCCATCGACGGCAAAGATTATACGCCGCAAGAAATCTCCGCCATCATTCTGCAAAAGCTGAAATCCGATGCGGAAGCTTACCTGGGCCAACCTGTAACCCAGGCGGTTATTACGGTTCCTGCATACTTTAATGACAGCCAGCGTCAAGCGACCAAGGATGCCGGTAAAATCGCGGGTCTTGAGGTTCTGCGTATCGTAAACGAGCCGACAGCAGCAGCTTTGGCATACGGTATGGAGAAATCCGAAGACCAGACCATTCTGGTATATGACCTGGGCGGCGGTACATTCGACGTTTCCATTCTGGAACTCGGCGATGGCTTCTTCGAAGTAAAAGCAACCAGCGGTGACAACAAACTCGGCGGTGACGATTTTGACCAGGTCATCATTGACTATATGGTAGCCGAATTCAAAAAAGAGCAAGGCATTGATTTGAGCAAAGACAAAGCAGCGGTTCAACGTCTGAAAGATGCTGCGGAAAAAGCGAAAAAGGAATTGTCCGGCGTACTGACTACCACGATTTCTTTGCCGTTCATCACCGTTGCTGACGGCGTGCCTCAGCATCTTGAGCTCAACCTGACTCGTGCTAAATTCGAAGAATTGTCTGCTTCTCTTGTAGAGCGTACGCTTGGACCGACTCGTCAAGCGCTTAGCGATGCAGGTTTGACAGCTAACGATATTCATAAAATCGTTCTTGTCGGTGGTTCCACTCGTATTCCTGCCGTACAGGAAGCGATTAAGAAATTGACAGGTAAAGAGCCTCATAAAGGCGTAAATCCTGACGAAGTGGTTGCGCTTGGTGCAGCTGTTCAAGCCGGCGTATTGACAGGTGACGTTAAAGACGTCGTATTGCTCGACGTAACTCCGTTGTCCCTCGGTATCGAGACAGCAGGCGGGGTATTCACCAAAATGATCGACCGTAACACCACGATTCCAACAAGCAAATCCCAAGTATTCTCCACGTATGCCGATAACCAGCCGAGCGTTGAAATTCACGTGCTGCAAGGTGAGCGCGAAATGGCTGCCGGCAACAAAACGCTGGGACGCTTCATGCTTGGAGATATTCCTCCAGCACCACGTGGCGTACCGCAAATCGAAGTTACCTTCGATATCGATGCGAACGGGATCGTAAACGTTTCGGCGACAGATAAAGGTACAGGCAAGAGCCAGAAGATCACAATCACGTCCTCCAGCGGCTTGAGCGACGCTGAAGTTGAACAAATGATGAAGGACGCCGAGCTTCATGCCGAAGAAGACCGTAAACGCAAAGAGCTGGTAGAGGCTCGCAACAATGCGGACCAACTCGTATACACAACCGAGAAAACACTCAAGGATCTGGGCGACAAAGTTGATGCTTCCGAAGTGGAAAAAGCGAATGAAGCAAAAGACAAAGTGAAGAAGGCCCTTGAATCCGATAACCTCGAAGAGATTAACGCTTCGGTAGAGGAGCTGACTCAAATCGTACAGCAGCTGTCCGTGAAGCTGTATGAGCAAGCAGCACAAGAGCAGCAGGGTGCTGAAGGTGCCGACTCCGGTGCGGCTAATAAAGACAATGTCGTAGATGCAGATTACGAGGTTGTTGACGAAGATAAAAACAAAGGTTAATCTGAATAGATTGTATGGGAAGGTCAAAGCTGCGCATCTTCGCACTTTGGCTTTCCTTATGTAAAAGAGTAATAAAGAGATTGGGGTGAAACCGTGGCTGATAAGCGTGATTATTATGAGGTGCTCGGTGTCGGCAAGGATGCATCGGAAGATGAGATCAAGAAGGCGTACCGTAAAATGGCTCGCCAATATCATCCGGACGTGAACAAAGCGGCTGACGCGGAAGCCAAATTCAAGGAAGTGAAAGAGGCTTACGACGTATTGAGCGATGGTCAGAAACGTTCGACTTATGACCAGTACGGACATATCGATCCGAACCAAGGCATGGGCGGAGGCGGTTTCTCCGGTGATTTCGGCGGTTTTGGAGATATATTTGATATGTTCTTTGGCGGTAATGGACGCCGTGATCCGAATGCGCCTCAGCGGGGGAACGATCTGCAATACACGATGACAGTTGAATTTAAGGAAGCGGTATTCGGTAAGGAAACGGATATTACCATTCCGAGAACGGAGACATGTGATACCTGTCACGGTTCCGGGGCGAAGCCGGGCACGCAGCCGCACACATGTTCGGTATGTAACGGCAGCGGGCAGCAAGAAGTCGTGCAGAATACGCCGTTTGGACGGATGGTAAACCGTCGCGCTTGTTCGAACTGTAACGGAACAGGGAAGATCATCAAAGACCGCTGCTCGACCTGTAACGGCAACGGTAAAGTGAAGAAGCAGCGCAAGATTCATGTTCGCGTGCCTGCGGGTGTGGACGACGGAGCTCAACTTCGTATGACAGGTGAAGGCGAAGGCGGCTTCCGCGGCGGCCCGGCCGGTGACTTGTATATCGTAATCCGAGTGAAGCCGCATGACTTCTTCGAACGCGAAGGGGACGACATTTATTGCGAAGTGCCGCTTACCTTTGCTCAGGCTGCGCTTGGCGACGAGATTGAAATCCCGACGTTGACGGAGAGAGTGAAGCTGAAGATCCCGGCCGGCACGCAGACGGGTACCTTCTTCCGCCTGAAAGGCAAAGGAGTGCCTCGACTCCGCGGCATGGGACAGGGTGACCAGCACGTCAAGGTTGTGGTCGTTACGCCAAGCAAGCTGAGTGATGAACAGAAAGAGCTGCTTCGACAGTTTGCTTCACTTGATGGCGAACAGACCCATGAACAGGAACAGTCTTTTTTTGACCGTGTAAAAAAAGCATTCCGCGGTGACTAAT
Above is a window of Paenibacillus sp. FSL K6-1330 DNA encoding:
- the dnaJ gene encoding molecular chaperone DnaJ, with the translated sequence MADKRDYYEVLGVGKDASEDEIKKAYRKMARQYHPDVNKAADAEAKFKEVKEAYDVLSDGQKRSTYDQYGHIDPNQGMGGGGFSGDFGGFGDIFDMFFGGNGRRDPNAPQRGNDLQYTMTVEFKEAVFGKETDITIPRTETCDTCHGSGAKPGTQPHTCSVCNGSGQQEVVQNTPFGRMVNRRACSNCNGTGKIIKDRCSTCNGNGKVKKQRKIHVRVPAGVDDGAQLRMTGEGEGGFRGGPAGDLYIVIRVKPHDFFEREGDDIYCEVPLTFAQAALGDEIEIPTLTERVKLKIPAGTQTGTFFRLKGKGVPRLRGMGQGDQHVKVVVVTPSKLSDEQKELLRQFASLDGEQTHEQEQSFFDRVKKAFRGD